A genomic window from Blastocatellia bacterium includes:
- a CDS encoding transposase yields the protein MQIKRLATHTRKKTYFNPVWKGQHLKVENNYITLPMGIDPHSRKRQLGICIRLPKDLPEGKIVQAELAFGKLLLTIQNQVEVTKPVNEKIATSDLGSIHLSVVTDGQDSLAVVGRGLRSINQGKAKALAEISQLQSRCQKHSKRWTKLQKAKYKILNKAENQTKDLLHKAANELVEFCKEKEVSKLVVGDITEINRGKKDKTSRRLNQEMGLLSLCKFVGVRDEVGAINLLNKYLNKGEIKPNFLIPKGKVKYLRPVKLKNFARRSRAADTGHPSIHALCADG from the coding sequence ATGCAGATAAAAAGGCTCGCTACCCATACAAGAAAAAAGACCTACTTTAACCCAGTTTGGAAAGGTCAACACTTAAAAGTAGAGAATAACTACATAACACTACCAATGGGAATAGACCCTCATAGCAGAAAAAGACAATTAGGAATTTGCATCCGACTTCCAAAAGACTTGCCAGAAGGAAAAATAGTACAAGCAGAGTTAGCCTTTGGTAAGTTGCTTTTAACTATCCAAAATCAAGTTGAAGTAACAAAACCAGTTAATGAGAAAATAGCAACAAGTGATTTAGGTTCAATACATTTATCAGTAGTAACAGATGGTCAAGATTCTCTAGCAGTAGTAGGACGAGGACTTAGAAGCATCAATCAAGGTAAGGCTAAAGCATTAGCAGAAATCTCTCAACTTCAATCACGCTGTCAAAAACACTCTAAGCGTTGGACTAAACTACAAAAAGCTAAGTATAAAATACTAAATAAAGCAGAGAATCAAACTAAAGACCTACTACACAAAGCAGCAAATGAACTAGTAGAATTCTGTAAAGAAAAAGAAGTATCTAAGCTAGTAGTAGGTGATATAACCGAAATAAATAGAGGGAAGAAAGATAAAACATCCCGAAGATTAAACCAAGAAATGGGGTTATTAAGTTTATGTAAATTTGTAGGCGTTCGTGATGAGGTAGGAGCAATTAATTTGCTAAACAAATACCTCAATAAGGGTGAAATTAAACCCAATTTCCTTATTCCTAAAGGAAAAGTAAAGTATCTACGACCTGTGAAGTTGAAAAACTTTGCTAGACGTAGTAGAGCCGCTGACACCGGCCACCCCTCAATCCACGCTCTTTGTGCTGATGGGTGA